The following are encoded in a window of Spodoptera frugiperda isolate SF20-4 chromosome 3, AGI-APGP_CSIRO_Sfru_2.0, whole genome shotgun sequence genomic DNA:
- the LOC118274083 gene encoding uncharacterized protein LOC118274083 isoform X2 translates to MLISKVPDNEEGKGEGVAVQAAATDSHHDYQTANELFEFMAKNQNFNTGDPLGQDIKPLPLPSNEPSNEVHCTETNAKIVELTPITYPMNESISHSTMSVKSECSVQIIENEIDETLVDVIDCGYSEHEGTESSKNSCYIISSDSSDALKEILDRKVKLAQREKCSDIYPDDLRFTIQKLTMQSALAEESGEDLSHSTKKKSPTRARVKSPYENQSLMMEEKKRKKLLEIRERREKKKMALAENCKVTKHRFAKGGAMPQSVSSVTKLSISNKSFYNSIYGQSNPDSGRQSKGRNQRGGKRNMLEIDIYERNQDTAPSTPERNSKKYTNRSYYLDETVTEMMHLNMKKNETEGKEVCSTSTSVISSDFRNNLNLLSQLIGPSETDLETVNNGVTQHKDNVSNAARGDEIAEKNNPEILLGSQTILNIVPSNSPIVDEHDNSDPKKLNTSVECRKSIDKIYTLMKKLENAQNINNDSKSQPSKSKYIANISEKSNVADGRTPSPYQTSDSGTSLKHRLTSSNPSSFSFGKSNTERLNVKSFMHQSETTPAIVPKVIISSKPAPKTDSEKTKKERKRLIPSPTIKIADNPLKAISQLLHEFENVQKIRQKSSTEQKSLKKMEVTSSDGKTGSRHSSFKRRSRLDQHNDTQPDRSVRIIVPKDKKPTRLIKEMEVPKIPYQQIPVEDKDKFQKKKILDLLDEAKEARGEAVRGPSKLNSRLNSLAQPKRSYVQAHSEEYQTKYGKTLMADRLQRLAASQTQSTLERSTASVNSRNRMKRGSEAMSTVSMKQSPLTVPPLERAFRTRHSSCSSPETKERLNHGVSPVRQSVVQEAPQTLKKKMVAVESYVKNHYGRATSATVGNESQSVRKSRVPLLPNDIDLASSTSSPNVGGSTELGSRLHHIINTIINPNTQGLEVLNECHETNSKISRDKANDYPVTKQVSRCEQVSSDSEYTIDVLDDNNVVTSVENLDKASENEKKQINTIEPDVTDNSLTPLKSVTELESLQNALCQHISVGAFQKRLRLKNLTLTPKQSVHPVIVLQSGDAGSLVVQTPLANSFKEAKENLSDLTLPVLSKPNLDWNFSNFPMQISTVGYAFPEYESRSLVKLFNKVSKKAKKVTDRDTDHGKQCCEPTVQVDVVPNTLVTVGISTTQVIKLDKKEEINQVNTRNTERLTIFNENETMKNTSHKDQTQATCDPSTDKKKDSDPVKNKQDRIKTMKNTSHKDQTQATCAPSPDKKKDSDPVKNKQDRIEYSTSLDILVGLLNEIQTITTCQTQITNHDKSHNENQHNKELETILNKAAVLENSIKSSPCDAMSFTSLDRLRQLESNASLYSFYLSDCEVYEKDLTSELMEMDTKTLLNAKRIFVDKQVGANLSNKELVNKCTSIPSEIFPPMNESSDLTNSLIEVLQKPSNQSVFSFEYHSIYSEGSSLTRDIFMDIPQIIVTRESNQSLALYEINNEPMEKPNENKLCRKKTESFQIETIKKRGKVKLNKGKFRLKTEFDPIMKMKRDILVTVYSILVFTVFAALSFPEMLYRV, encoded by the exons ATGTTGATCAGTAAAGTACCAGACAATGAAGAGGGGAAGGGGGAGGGTGTGGCCGTGCAGGCTGCTGCAACTGATTCACATCATGATTATCAGACTGCAAACGAACTGTTTGAGTTCATGGCGAAGAATCAGAACTTCAACACCGGCG atcCTCTTGGACAAGATATAAAGCCTTTACCTTTACCTTCTAATGAGCCAAGTAATGAAGTTCATTGTACGGAGACAAATGCCAAAATAGTAGAATTGACACCCATAACGTACCCTATGAATGAATCTATTTCACACAGTACTATGTCTGTAAAATCTGAGTGCAGTGTCCaaattattgaaaatgaaaTCGACGAGACACTTGTTGATGTTATTGATTGTGGATATAGTGAACACGAGGGCACCGAATCTTCAAAGAACTCTTGTTATATAATATCGAGTGATTCGAGTGACGCTTTAAAAGAAATTTTGGATAGAAAAGTTAAGCTTGCACAAAGAGAAAAATGTAGTGACATATATCCGGACGACTTGCgatttacaatacaaaagtTAACTATGCAGAGTGCTTTGGCGGAGGAAAGTGGAGAAGATTTATCGCACTCAACAAAGAAGAAGTCGCCGACGCGAGCCCGAGTCAAGTCGCCATACGAAAATCAATCGCTCATGATGGAagagaagaaaagaaagaagtTGTTAGAAATAAGAGAAAGacgagaaaaaaagaaaatggcaCTCGCTGAAAATTGCAAAGTTACGAAGCATAGGTTCGCAAAGGGAGGGGCAATGCCACAATCTGTTAGCTCTGTTACAAAACTATCAATATCCAACAAGTCTTTCTACAATTCTATCTATGGCCAGTCGAATCCGGATTCTGGTAGGCAAAGCAAAGGTAGAAATCAACGGGGAGGGAAGCGAAACATGCTGGAGATTGACATTTATGAGAGAAATCAAGACACCGCACCGTCTACTCCGGAGCGGAATAGCAAAAAATATACCAACAGGAGCTATTACTTAGACGAGACTGTCACTGAAATGATGCACCtgaatatgaaaaaaaatgaGACCGAAGGAAAAGAAGTATGCTCTACGTCTACTTCTGTCATATCCAGTGATTTCcgaaacaatttaaatttactttCACAGCTGATTGGTCCATCTGAAACTGATCTCGAAACGGTCAATAATGGCGTGACACAACATAAAGATAACGT ATCGAATGCTGCGAGAGGCGACGAAATTGCTGAGAAAAATAATCCAGAAATATTGCTTGGTTCTCAAACTATACTTAATATAGTTCCATCAAATTCTCCAATTGTAGACGAACACGATAACTCTGATCCCAAGAAGCTCAACACTTCAGTGGAATGCAGAAAAAGTATCGATAAGATATATACTTTGATGAAAAAATTGGAAAACGCCCAAAATATTAACAATGATAGTAAGTCACAGCCATCGAAAAGTAAGTACATCGCAAACATTTCCGAAAAAAGCAATGTCGCTGACGGTAGGACGCCCTCTCCATACCAGACCAGTGATAGTGGAACTAGCCTTAAACACCGCTTAACGTCCTCCAATCCCAGTTCTTTTAGCTTTGGAAAAAGCAACACGGAAAGACTCAACGTTAAATCCTTCATGCATCAATCTGAAACTACGCCAGCCATCGTTCCTAAGGTTATCATCAGCTCAAAACCAGCTCCTAAAACAGATTCAGAAAAGACCAAAAAGGAGCGCAAACGACTTATCCCCAGTCCTACAATTAAGATAGCAGATAATCCTTTGAAAGCAATTTCACAACTTTTACATGAATttgaaaatgtacaaaaaataaggCAAAAGTCCAGCACTGAACAAAAGTCTTTAAAGAAAATGGAGGTGACATCATCCGATGGTAAAACTGGATCTCGGCATAgttcatttaaacggcgctcACGACTAGACCAACACAATGACACTCAACCAGATAGATCTGTGAGAATCATTGTACCAAAAGATAAGAAGCCTACTCGATTAATCAAAGAAATGGAAGTACCGAAAATTCCGTATCAACAAATACCTGTCgaagataaagataaatttcaaaaaaagaaaattttagatTTGTTAGACGAAGCTAAAGAAGCTAGAGGTGAAGCAGTTCGAGGTCCTTCCAAATTAAATTCTAGATTAAATTCTCTTGCGCAACCAAAGAGATCGTACGTCCAGGCTCATAGTGAAGAGTACCAAACTAAATACGGTAAAACTTTAATGGCAGATAGACTGCAAAGGTTAGCAGCCTCTCAAACACAATCCACCCTGGAAAGAAGCACAGCCTCTGTGAACTCTAGAAACAGAATGAAGCGAGGCTCGGAGGCAATGTCAACGGTGTCGATGAAACAGTCGCCTCTAACTGTGCCGCCCTTAG AGCGAGCATTTAGAACACGTCACTCGTCGTGCAGCAGCCCTGAAACTAAAGAAAGACTAAATCACGGTGTGAGCCCCGTTAGACAAAGTGTAGTGCAGGAAGCGCCACAAACGTT GAAGAAAAAGATGGTGGCAGTTGAATCGTACGTGAAAAATCATTATGGACGTGCTACATCTGCTACTGTCGGCAACGAGTCTCAGAGCGTGCGGAAGTCGCGAGTTCCACTTCTGCCTAACGATATCGACTTGG CGTCTTCCACATCGTCTCCAAATGTCGGAGGGTCCACCGAGCTAGGAAGCAGACTAcatcatattataaatacaataataaatccTAATACGCAAGGCTTGGAGGTACTGAATGAATGTCACGAAACCAATTCTAAAATAAGTAGAGATAAAGCAAATGACTACCCTGTCACTAAACAAGTATCCAGGTGTGAACAGGTGTCTTCTGATTCTGAGTACACCATAGATGTTTTAGATGATAACAATGTAGTAACGTCTGTCGAAAACCTGGACAAAGCctctgaaaatgaaaagaaGCAAATCAATACTATAGAGCCAGACGTTACTGATAACAGTCTAACACCCTTGAAGTCTGTAACAGAGTTGGAATCGTTACAAAATGCTTTATGTCAGCATATTTCTGTGGGCGCTTTTCAAAAAAGGTTGCGTCTTAAAAATTTAACGTTAACTCCAAAACAGTCGGTGCACCCAGTAATCGTGCTACAGTCAGGAGATGCGGGCTCACTCGTAGTTCAAACTCCTCTCGCTAATAGCTTTAAAGAAGCAAAAGAAAATCTTTCCGACTTAACTTTACCCGTACTATCAAAGCCTAATCTAGATTGGAATTTTTCAAATTTCCCTATGCAAATTTCAACCGTTGGTTATGCTTTCCCAGAGTACGAATCAAGATCgcttgttaaattatttaacaaagtttCTAAGAAAGCGAAGAAAGTTACCGACCGTGACACTGATCATGGTAAACAATGTTGTGAACCTACTGTTCAGGTTGACGTTGTACCCAATACGTTAGTCACTGTAGGGATAAGTACTACTCAGGTTATAAAATTGGACAAAAAGGAGGAGATAAATCAAGTTAATACAAGGAATACCGAACGTTTaactatttttaatgaaaacgagACAATGAAAAATACATCTCACAAAGATCAAACTCAAGCCACCTGTGATCCCTCAACTGATAAGAAAAAAGATAGTGAtcctgtaaaaaataaacaggacCGTATCAAGACAATGAAAAATACATCTCACAAAGATCAAACTCAAGCCACCTGCGCTCCCTCACCTGATAAGAAAAAAGATAGTGAtcctgtaaaaaataaacaggacCGTATCGAATACAGTACTTCCTTAGATATATTAGTTGGACTCTTAAACGAAATTCAAACCATTACAACATGTCAGACACAGATTACGAACCATGACAAAAGCCACAATGAAAACCAACATAATAAGGAATTGgaaactattttaaataaagccGCTGTGCTGGAGAACTCCATCAAAAGTAGTCCTTGCGATGCAATGTCTTTTACGTCCCTTGACAGACTTCGACAGCTAGAGTCTAATGCGAGTttgtattcgttttatttatcaGATTGTGAGGTATATGAAAAGGATTTGACATCGGAATTAATGGAAATGGACACTAAAACACTGCTAAATGCCAAAAGAATTTTCGTTGATAAACAAGTTGGTGCAAATTTGTCAAATAAAGAATTAGTTAATAAATGCACGAGTATTCCTTCGGAAATATTTCCACCTATGAATGAAAGTAGTGACCTGACAAACTCTCTGATAGAAGTACTTCAGAAACCGTCTAATCAATCAGTGTTCTCGTTTGAATATCATTCGATATATTCCGAAGGTTCGTCTCTAACTAGGGACATATTTATGGAtattccacaaattattgtcaCAAGAGAGTCCAACCAGTCCCTAGctttatatgaaataaataatgaaccAATGGAAAAgccaaatgaaaataaattgtgtagAAAGAAAACGGAATCATTTCAAATAGAAACGATTAAAAAAAGGGGAAaggtaaagttaaataaagGCAAGTTTCGACTGAAAACAGAGTTTGATCCAATTATGAAAATGAAGAGAGATATTTTGGTAACGGTTTACTCAATTTTGGTGTTCACTGTTTTCGCTGCATTGTCGTTTCCGGAAATGTTGTATCGTGTTTGA
- the LOC118274083 gene encoding uncharacterized protein LOC118274083 isoform X1 — MLISKVPDNEEGKGEGVAVQAAATDSHHDYQTANELFEFMAKNQNFNTGDMDKLTTRDLVLLYKNIDLGTKLMSNANELGNRRPNQHVETVVYDEPESDGSDVSEIYSNEDLTNVYLINDEKLDLINTPSTAENTLCQKIGDLEMHTSGLTTEYDKHFLFKDTYINEQLKSMKFMNNASDTNTVLPASLLDYICCKRLEDNYNFYMDNIIRYVKHTIDQLKRISNGDYLTDRAKEKWLEGESAVEDHCHVNTKAVATSSSIPMHVERKIRRRESTWDDIVHSAVDIRSLTKILQKKIIVQVPKLICGSYKLLTKCCEDNVIIRCKKDKWPVEDATNAESQVDVVVQLQRSETGQVVSKISSIMILKTTPVVYDPLGQDIKPLPLPSNEPSNEVHCTETNAKIVELTPITYPMNESISHSTMSVKSECSVQIIENEIDETLVDVIDCGYSEHEGTESSKNSCYIISSDSSDALKEILDRKVKLAQREKCSDIYPDDLRFTIQKLTMQSALAEESGEDLSHSTKKKSPTRARVKSPYENQSLMMEEKKRKKLLEIRERREKKKMALAENCKVTKHRFAKGGAMPQSVSSVTKLSISNKSFYNSIYGQSNPDSGRQSKGRNQRGGKRNMLEIDIYERNQDTAPSTPERNSKKYTNRSYYLDETVTEMMHLNMKKNETEGKEVCSTSTSVISSDFRNNLNLLSQLIGPSETDLETVNNGVTQHKDNVSNAARGDEIAEKNNPEILLGSQTILNIVPSNSPIVDEHDNSDPKKLNTSVECRKSIDKIYTLMKKLENAQNINNDSKSQPSKSKYIANISEKSNVADGRTPSPYQTSDSGTSLKHRLTSSNPSSFSFGKSNTERLNVKSFMHQSETTPAIVPKVIISSKPAPKTDSEKTKKERKRLIPSPTIKIADNPLKAISQLLHEFENVQKIRQKSSTEQKSLKKMEVTSSDGKTGSRHSSFKRRSRLDQHNDTQPDRSVRIIVPKDKKPTRLIKEMEVPKIPYQQIPVEDKDKFQKKKILDLLDEAKEARGEAVRGPSKLNSRLNSLAQPKRSYVQAHSEEYQTKYGKTLMADRLQRLAASQTQSTLERSTASVNSRNRMKRGSEAMSTVSMKQSPLTVPPLERAFRTRHSSCSSPETKERLNHGVSPVRQSVVQEAPQTLKKKMVAVESYVKNHYGRATSATVGNESQSVRKSRVPLLPNDIDLASSTSSPNVGGSTELGSRLHHIINTIINPNTQGLEVLNECHETNSKISRDKANDYPVTKQVSRCEQVSSDSEYTIDVLDDNNVVTSVENLDKASENEKKQINTIEPDVTDNSLTPLKSVTELESLQNALCQHISVGAFQKRLRLKNLTLTPKQSVHPVIVLQSGDAGSLVVQTPLANSFKEAKENLSDLTLPVLSKPNLDWNFSNFPMQISTVGYAFPEYESRSLVKLFNKVSKKAKKVTDRDTDHGKQCCEPTVQVDVVPNTLVTVGISTTQVIKLDKKEEINQVNTRNTERLTIFNENETMKNTSHKDQTQATCDPSTDKKKDSDPVKNKQDRIKTMKNTSHKDQTQATCAPSPDKKKDSDPVKNKQDRIEYSTSLDILVGLLNEIQTITTCQTQITNHDKSHNENQHNKELETILNKAAVLENSIKSSPCDAMSFTSLDRLRQLESNASLYSFYLSDCEVYEKDLTSELMEMDTKTLLNAKRIFVDKQVGANLSNKELVNKCTSIPSEIFPPMNESSDLTNSLIEVLQKPSNQSVFSFEYHSIYSEGSSLTRDIFMDIPQIIVTRESNQSLALYEINNEPMEKPNENKLCRKKTESFQIETIKKRGKVKLNKGKFRLKTEFDPIMKMKRDILVTVYSILVFTVFAALSFPEMLYRV; from the exons ATGTTGATCAGTAAAGTACCAGACAATGAAGAGGGGAAGGGGGAGGGTGTGGCCGTGCAGGCTGCTGCAACTGATTCACATCATGATTATCAGACTGCAAACGAACTGTTTGAGTTCATGGCGAAGAATCAGAACTTCAACACCGGCG ACATGGACAAGCTAACTACCAGAGACCTAGTGCTTCTGTACAAGAACATCGACCTTGGGACAAAGCTTATGTCGAATGCTAATGAACTCGGGAACAGGAGACCGAACCAGCACGTGGAGACTGTGGTGTACGACGAACCAGAGTCCGATGGCTCCGACGTCAGCGAAATCTACAGCAACGAGGACCTCACAAACGTGTACCTCATCAACGATGAGAAACTAGACCTCATCAATACTCCGTCTACTGCAGAAAATACTTTGTGCCAAAAAATAGGAGACCTTGAGATGCACACTTCTGGGCTCACCACTGAGTACGATAAGCATTTCCTCTTCAAGGATACCTACATCAATGAACAACTCAAAAGTATGAAGTTCATGAACAATGCCTCCGACACAAACACAGTACTCCCGGCTTCCTTACTCGACTACATATGTTGCAAACGTTTGGAAGACAACTACAACTTTTATATGGACAACATTATCCGATACGTAAAACATACAATAGATCAACTGAAGCGCATTAGTAATGGTGACTATTTAACTGACAGAGCAAAAGAGAAGTGGCTTGAAGGCGAGAGTGCTGTGGAAGATCACTGCCATGTCAATACTAAAGCTGTAGCGACATCTTCTAGCATCCCGATGCATGTGGAAAGAAAGATTAGAAGGAGAGAGTCCACGTGGGACGACATAGTTCACTCAGCAGTGGACATCAGATCGCTGACAAAAATtcttcaaaagaaaattatagtacAAGTACCGAAACTCATTTGTGGCTCGTATAAACTTCTGACTAAATGTTGTGAAGACAATGTAATCATTCGTTGCAAGAAAGACAAATGGCCAGTTGAAGACGCTACAAACGCTGAGTCACAAGTGGACGTTGTGGTTCAGTTACAGCGTTCTGAGACTGGACAAGTCGTCAGCAAGATTAGCTCAATCATGATCTTAAAAACTACACCTGTCGTTTATG atcCTCTTGGACAAGATATAAAGCCTTTACCTTTACCTTCTAATGAGCCAAGTAATGAAGTTCATTGTACGGAGACAAATGCCAAAATAGTAGAATTGACACCCATAACGTACCCTATGAATGAATCTATTTCACACAGTACTATGTCTGTAAAATCTGAGTGCAGTGTCCaaattattgaaaatgaaaTCGACGAGACACTTGTTGATGTTATTGATTGTGGATATAGTGAACACGAGGGCACCGAATCTTCAAAGAACTCTTGTTATATAATATCGAGTGATTCGAGTGACGCTTTAAAAGAAATTTTGGATAGAAAAGTTAAGCTTGCACAAAGAGAAAAATGTAGTGACATATATCCGGACGACTTGCgatttacaatacaaaagtTAACTATGCAGAGTGCTTTGGCGGAGGAAAGTGGAGAAGATTTATCGCACTCAACAAAGAAGAAGTCGCCGACGCGAGCCCGAGTCAAGTCGCCATACGAAAATCAATCGCTCATGATGGAagagaagaaaagaaagaagtTGTTAGAAATAAGAGAAAGacgagaaaaaaagaaaatggcaCTCGCTGAAAATTGCAAAGTTACGAAGCATAGGTTCGCAAAGGGAGGGGCAATGCCACAATCTGTTAGCTCTGTTACAAAACTATCAATATCCAACAAGTCTTTCTACAATTCTATCTATGGCCAGTCGAATCCGGATTCTGGTAGGCAAAGCAAAGGTAGAAATCAACGGGGAGGGAAGCGAAACATGCTGGAGATTGACATTTATGAGAGAAATCAAGACACCGCACCGTCTACTCCGGAGCGGAATAGCAAAAAATATACCAACAGGAGCTATTACTTAGACGAGACTGTCACTGAAATGATGCACCtgaatatgaaaaaaaatgaGACCGAAGGAAAAGAAGTATGCTCTACGTCTACTTCTGTCATATCCAGTGATTTCcgaaacaatttaaatttactttCACAGCTGATTGGTCCATCTGAAACTGATCTCGAAACGGTCAATAATGGCGTGACACAACATAAAGATAACGT ATCGAATGCTGCGAGAGGCGACGAAATTGCTGAGAAAAATAATCCAGAAATATTGCTTGGTTCTCAAACTATACTTAATATAGTTCCATCAAATTCTCCAATTGTAGACGAACACGATAACTCTGATCCCAAGAAGCTCAACACTTCAGTGGAATGCAGAAAAAGTATCGATAAGATATATACTTTGATGAAAAAATTGGAAAACGCCCAAAATATTAACAATGATAGTAAGTCACAGCCATCGAAAAGTAAGTACATCGCAAACATTTCCGAAAAAAGCAATGTCGCTGACGGTAGGACGCCCTCTCCATACCAGACCAGTGATAGTGGAACTAGCCTTAAACACCGCTTAACGTCCTCCAATCCCAGTTCTTTTAGCTTTGGAAAAAGCAACACGGAAAGACTCAACGTTAAATCCTTCATGCATCAATCTGAAACTACGCCAGCCATCGTTCCTAAGGTTATCATCAGCTCAAAACCAGCTCCTAAAACAGATTCAGAAAAGACCAAAAAGGAGCGCAAACGACTTATCCCCAGTCCTACAATTAAGATAGCAGATAATCCTTTGAAAGCAATTTCACAACTTTTACATGAATttgaaaatgtacaaaaaataaggCAAAAGTCCAGCACTGAACAAAAGTCTTTAAAGAAAATGGAGGTGACATCATCCGATGGTAAAACTGGATCTCGGCATAgttcatttaaacggcgctcACGACTAGACCAACACAATGACACTCAACCAGATAGATCTGTGAGAATCATTGTACCAAAAGATAAGAAGCCTACTCGATTAATCAAAGAAATGGAAGTACCGAAAATTCCGTATCAACAAATACCTGTCgaagataaagataaatttcaaaaaaagaaaattttagatTTGTTAGACGAAGCTAAAGAAGCTAGAGGTGAAGCAGTTCGAGGTCCTTCCAAATTAAATTCTAGATTAAATTCTCTTGCGCAACCAAAGAGATCGTACGTCCAGGCTCATAGTGAAGAGTACCAAACTAAATACGGTAAAACTTTAATGGCAGATAGACTGCAAAGGTTAGCAGCCTCTCAAACACAATCCACCCTGGAAAGAAGCACAGCCTCTGTGAACTCTAGAAACAGAATGAAGCGAGGCTCGGAGGCAATGTCAACGGTGTCGATGAAACAGTCGCCTCTAACTGTGCCGCCCTTAG AGCGAGCATTTAGAACACGTCACTCGTCGTGCAGCAGCCCTGAAACTAAAGAAAGACTAAATCACGGTGTGAGCCCCGTTAGACAAAGTGTAGTGCAGGAAGCGCCACAAACGTT GAAGAAAAAGATGGTGGCAGTTGAATCGTACGTGAAAAATCATTATGGACGTGCTACATCTGCTACTGTCGGCAACGAGTCTCAGAGCGTGCGGAAGTCGCGAGTTCCACTTCTGCCTAACGATATCGACTTGG CGTCTTCCACATCGTCTCCAAATGTCGGAGGGTCCACCGAGCTAGGAAGCAGACTAcatcatattataaatacaataataaatccTAATACGCAAGGCTTGGAGGTACTGAATGAATGTCACGAAACCAATTCTAAAATAAGTAGAGATAAAGCAAATGACTACCCTGTCACTAAACAAGTATCCAGGTGTGAACAGGTGTCTTCTGATTCTGAGTACACCATAGATGTTTTAGATGATAACAATGTAGTAACGTCTGTCGAAAACCTGGACAAAGCctctgaaaatgaaaagaaGCAAATCAATACTATAGAGCCAGACGTTACTGATAACAGTCTAACACCCTTGAAGTCTGTAACAGAGTTGGAATCGTTACAAAATGCTTTATGTCAGCATATTTCTGTGGGCGCTTTTCAAAAAAGGTTGCGTCTTAAAAATTTAACGTTAACTCCAAAACAGTCGGTGCACCCAGTAATCGTGCTACAGTCAGGAGATGCGGGCTCACTCGTAGTTCAAACTCCTCTCGCTAATAGCTTTAAAGAAGCAAAAGAAAATCTTTCCGACTTAACTTTACCCGTACTATCAAAGCCTAATCTAGATTGGAATTTTTCAAATTTCCCTATGCAAATTTCAACCGTTGGTTATGCTTTCCCAGAGTACGAATCAAGATCgcttgttaaattatttaacaaagtttCTAAGAAAGCGAAGAAAGTTACCGACCGTGACACTGATCATGGTAAACAATGTTGTGAACCTACTGTTCAGGTTGACGTTGTACCCAATACGTTAGTCACTGTAGGGATAAGTACTACTCAGGTTATAAAATTGGACAAAAAGGAGGAGATAAATCAAGTTAATACAAGGAATACCGAACGTTTaactatttttaatgaaaacgagACAATGAAAAATACATCTCACAAAGATCAAACTCAAGCCACCTGTGATCCCTCAACTGATAAGAAAAAAGATAGTGAtcctgtaaaaaataaacaggacCGTATCAAGACAATGAAAAATACATCTCACAAAGATCAAACTCAAGCCACCTGCGCTCCCTCACCTGATAAGAAAAAAGATAGTGAtcctgtaaaaaataaacaggacCGTATCGAATACAGTACTTCCTTAGATATATTAGTTGGACTCTTAAACGAAATTCAAACCATTACAACATGTCAGACACAGATTACGAACCATGACAAAAGCCACAATGAAAACCAACATAATAAGGAATTGgaaactattttaaataaagccGCTGTGCTGGAGAACTCCATCAAAAGTAGTCCTTGCGATGCAATGTCTTTTACGTCCCTTGACAGACTTCGACAGCTAGAGTCTAATGCGAGTttgtattcgttttatttatcaGATTGTGAGGTATATGAAAAGGATTTGACATCGGAATTAATGGAAATGGACACTAAAACACTGCTAAATGCCAAAAGAATTTTCGTTGATAAACAAGTTGGTGCAAATTTGTCAAATAAAGAATTAGTTAATAAATGCACGAGTATTCCTTCGGAAATATTTCCACCTATGAATGAAAGTAGTGACCTGACAAACTCTCTGATAGAAGTACTTCAGAAACCGTCTAATCAATCAGTGTTCTCGTTTGAATATCATTCGATATATTCCGAAGGTTCGTCTCTAACTAGGGACATATTTATGGAtattccacaaattattgtcaCAAGAGAGTCCAACCAGTCCCTAGctttatatgaaataaataatgaaccAATGGAAAAgccaaatgaaaataaattgtgtagAAAGAAAACGGAATCATTTCAAATAGAAACGATTAAAAAAAGGGGAAaggtaaagttaaataaagGCAAGTTTCGACTGAAAACAGAGTTTGATCCAATTATGAAAATGAAGAGAGATATTTTGGTAACGGTTTACTCAATTTTGGTGTTCACTGTTTTCGCTGCATTGTCGTTTCCGGAAATGTTGTATCGTGTTTGA